GACAGCATTTTCTCGAATAAAAAGTGTAAGACATCAGGAGAACgcatcaaaaaacaaaaaaagctcGTCCGCGAATAAGCTCTTAGTGATGTCACCTACACAACTCTTGTGTTGTGTATACATACAGTGTCCTAGACATTAAGAAGAGCACTGGGGAGACGCAAGGGAGATCGGTGTACGACAAATAGTGTGAAGATTGGACGAAAAGAAGATACGAGACCTGGCGGAGTAGAGCAAACGGAGGAAAGCATGAACAGCATCGCAGGGAACGCCAAGAACGGGGATCTCCATTTCTCGGTTACTGCCACCTTTGCGTGGTCGGTGCAGCATGCTCTCCAGCACGGGAGATGCCgaagcctgcgcccgaagaaagaAAGCGAGCAATGAATAGAAGATCATAGACAAGTGCATGTATAGGTGGGTGGTGTTTCGTTTATCACCAGAACGCTGGAATGAGCCGGGAGTCGCCGCTGGCCGGACGTCACGATCCGGACATCGGTCGGCGGCGTGTCATCGTTCCCGGCCTCGAGCCACCGCCGGAACCCCGTCGGCGAGACGAGCGTCTCGCCGTGCTGCTGCTCTTCCTCCTCCATGATCCCATGCCAGCGGTGAGCGGTGGTGGCGGCGTGCATGTATAAGGAGGCAGGCAGTGGGGGGACGAAGGGGATAAGAATAAACGATGAAATGGCGAACATAGCCCCATAGTCTGCGACTCCAAACTCCGCTTGTCCGGCCTCACTGGCTTTTCAAGTGGGGCCCGCAACAACTGTTGAAGAGGTGCAAAATTGACGGTCACCAATTATTAAGCctacaacaaaagaagaaaaaaacgaaTTTATTCGTCGGATCAGACAACACGAGATCATCATACTGATCAATTGGAAACTAATCCAAACTAAtttcaataaacaaaaaaaaaaagaaaaaaataatctgaATCAGTAAGCACTCACTGTCCTGGACATTATGAACTTCACGGAGATTTAATTCTGCTTTCATTTTATCGTGTATATTTTTTTCTCCAAATGTAGTGTGATTCTACAGCTTTTAGAAACTTTGGGTGTCGCTTTGAGTTGATATATTTTTCCCAAAAGTATTTTTGAAAGCAAAAAAGTAATGTAACTTCTATGAAAATTCTGAAAGCAGTTTACCTGAAACCTGCTCGCCACCGCAGTAGCTGAATTCTTCATCGAAGCTTCAGTGAGACGTTCCATCCTGCAGATAAGAAACGATGAACAGTAAACATCGGacagagaaggaaaaaagaaaagcttTCTTGAAGTTAATCCATCAGAATAtttatgaagaaaccaaagtCAAACTTCACAGAGTTGACAAACTGCTCTTCGTAGGTTGTGCGAGTTTTCAGGTCAAGTTGTCTTGCTAAGAAAACAGAGGAAGAAATCCTGCTTTCTCTTGGCTGAGGAAAAGTATCCAAGAACCTACCCTGCACTCATCAATCTACTACCAGTATATTAGGGAGAGGATGACCAAATAAAGGTCCTCGAGTACCTGCAGCTTGTTCCGGAGCTATTTGTCCAATGACATCCATCACCACAGATTTCTCACATCAGACATTTCTATGATATCTCAGGCAAGCATCTAAAGTTTCCTACTTTTAGACACCGAGAACATGTTTGAGTGAAGCAATAGGCAATCCTTCAATCTACAAAAAAAATATAGTCAGCAAACTCAAACGTAGAAGTATCCTGTAGAAACACTTGAATAAAGAGCTTTAACTATCCATCAACCAAACAACATATCTCATGAAGCAAATGTTCTCTGACACACTACTATCAAAAATTTAAGACGAAAACAGCAACACGTATATATCCCGACTGATCAGTTCAGTGCACGATCAAGCCCTAACCTGACGGCCATCGTTTCTTCTTCATCGTCGGTACTCCCATCTCTCAACTTTTCATCATCGGAAATCCACAGTCCTCTCAGTCACTCTCCGCTGCCAAAGACATCATGATATACCTCTCCTTTGTTTCATTTTAAATAGTTGACCTATAGTCAATAGTTGATCTTCCTAGCACCTTACGTCTCGAGCATTTTACAATATCAAAGCATCTAGCAATTCGGGCTTTTCAAAACCGTCTTTTAACGTCTAGCACTTTTGACTACACTGCCACCTAAAATCGACCCAAATCCACCATCAATAAAACAGTCAATCTAGTTCCACACACAAGTATAGCTGTAAATAAGACCATCAAATATGCACTATCAACAAAACAAATGGTCCAAAACCAAATAATTCCTCAATAAAGAAGTTCACGCTTTTGATTAACAGAAGATTTGAAGGTAAAGGATGTTGGCCATAAGAGAAATTTATGATCATCACCAAAGAATATTACCGGTCAACTATCAGGCACAATCAAGCAAACAAGAAAGCTCCATGGAAGTTTCAATGACTAGGATGATTTGCTAAAGATTTAATATCACAGATACATCAAGGATATTCAGCAAGGTGCAAAAAGATAACAAAATCAAGAATTCACTTAACACCATATTAGGGGAAGGAAGCACTCGAGTTTTTCCTTTGGTGAAGAGAAGAATCCATTAGCCGGGGATTGAAGATCTCAATCAGGCTGGTGACCGAGGCTGAGGGAAAAGTGAAGGACCTTTTTCTCTCACAGCTAGTTCGTCCTTCACTGAAAAAGACTCAGTAAGATCCTCTGCAAAGCTGGTACTATTAGGTCGAGTATTAAATGTAAGTAAACACGGATTGCAGGAAGAGACTCAAGACAACTTCTTTACACCTTAGGGTTCTATACATGTCCACAGGGCATACCACTCCAGCTAAGGCGTCATAAATGGAAGATTGGAACCAATCTTGCGATAGAATTAACTCTatcgaagaaagggtgaacaaagATTCAACCCAATGGACCTACAATCCTAGAAGACCCTAACCTTTGAACAAAAAACAGATCTCTTACAGCAGTCCAATCTAAATTGATCCCACAATATGCTACCAAGAACACAAGATGAATTTATAGAGGAAAATCGAAAATGAATTACAGAAGCACAATCGAATCGAAATTAGAAATTTAACCAGATTAGTTTATGCACTTTGTCTTAAGCAATTCGCCTACCAGATTCGCCGGGGACGAATCAGAAAAAACCTAATCCTCGATCTGCCCACCATACGACCCAAATAAAAGGAGGACAATGACGACATCCAAACAAGTAAAGAATTGGAAGGAAAAGTACCTGAACGACGAGCGAGACAACCGCAGACAAGAAGCGAGTGTCGATCGGATGGCACGTGCAGTTCTTGAAATGCCATTGTTCTCGGGAAGGAGGCGCCAGATTTGTCGTCGAAGTATGCGCCAGATTTGTCGTCGAAGTATCAGATCGAGGAGGAAAGGATAAAAATAAGCCGGTCCAGATTCAGAATCGGTTCGATCGTCAAACCGGACCATTAAAAATGTGATTTGAGATTCGCTTAAATACTAATTAATACCATGCTTTGTATGCGTTATCAGATGAGATCGTAACAGTTAAAACCGGTATATTTGCCGATACGATTCCAGGGGAGTTCCTAACGGCTAACATTTCGGACTATAAAGCCGCTACGATTCCTTGCGCGGAGGTTCAACCCAAAGGCAGCGGAAGACATGGCGACTGTGGATCCGATCGCCCTCGACCTCGTCGACTTCCTCAACGCGTCGCCTACTAATTTCCACGCCGTCGGTAATCCAGCCTCATCGCCCGATCTCTCGCTTTGATCTACAAAGATCTGGATTCGTTTTCTTGTATTGATCGGGGGAAGATTTTTGTACTTGTAGATGAGGCGAAGAAGCGCTTGAAACAAGCTGGCTTCGCTCATCTATCGGAGAGAGAGGACTGGGTGTTGGAATCCGGGGGAAAGTACTTCTTCACGAGGAATCACTCCACCATCATCGCCTTCGCCATCGGAAAGAAGTGAGTAGGGTTAATACTTTCCTCTATGGCTTCCTTACCTGGATGCAAAGTCTATCTTGATAGCTCTATCTGGTGGTATATTATATGcattttggatcaacagatatgttgCTGGGAATGGATTCCACATTGTTGGAGCGCATACAGACAGCCCGTGCCTCAAAGTCAAGCCTGTCTCCAAGGTAAGCATTCATCTTGGTTATATACATATCCTTGAAGTTGATCTTCTTACTGTGGATCAATTTCCTGTTTTTGATTATTGGGCTGGTTGATCAGAAAAATGTAGTAGTTAAAAAGAGTGGATCCAGAAGTTGATTCTTTATCCAATCATGTCTATGATTAGCACCACTGATGAAAGTGAAACAGTTTGGTTTGTGACTAATTTAATGAGAAATAGCTTTCAGGAAACGCAAGTGAGGTTATTGATAGTTTTTATTGTACTTGATCATTGTGTAACATATTTGCTTAGGTAACAAAAGGAGGATATCTTGAGGTCGGTGTGCAGACATATGGAGGAGGACTTTGGCACACTTGGTTTGATCGCGACTTAACCCTCGCCGGAAGAGTGATAAAGAAGGAAGTGAAGGAGCATTCAGTAACCTACTCACATACCCTTGTCAGGATCGAGGAGCCCATCCTTCGGATTCCTACCCTAGCTATTCACTTGGACAGGTTAGTGTTACAGTTAACATTAGATATTAAATTGGTATTTTACGTGTTCTTAGTAGCTATGAACTGGACACTATGGTTACTTGTGAAGTTTTACATGAGTTACTCGCTTGTACATTGTCGGATTTGGACTTTGACTATTTGATGGCATGCTTGTTTCTGTAATTCTTTCTGATCATTTGTTCACTAATTAAGTGTTAGATTAAAGGGTTATGACAGCTTAGAAGAAAAATTAGATCGGAGGTATGGAATTTGTTGAGGATAAATACCTTTATTTTTGCTAACAGGAGCGTTATGGAAGGCTTCAAGTTTAACACACATAGTCACCTTTTACCTGTGTTGGCTACATCAATTAAGGTGATTTAATTCGCTAAATTTGACTTTTTGTGAACTTGATCTTGATTTTCTTCATTTGCCTATACATATGCTCTAACACTAATCAAACTTGTTTGAAGTAACTGTTGGGCTTTTCTCCTTGTTGTCACTATTTTAACATCGTTTGAACAAAGATTATTTTGATTGATGAATATAGGTTACTGTATCTTTGCCATTTTGCTTGCAAACACAAAATTCTTCCAGGACACTAGGACCATCATGTCCTTTCTCCCACGCGGAATGTCTGTTTTATTACCTCAGCTGACCTTACTGGTCATTGAATTATCTGTTCCAGTCTATCTCAAGACTCAAAAATGATTTGTATTTGATCAAGAACTTcctagaataatattttatttgctcAAACATGTTCAAGATGCTGTTTGCTTCAATcttttctgattgaagaatggCAGCTAACTATTGTCAACTATATATGTGCAGGGTGAGCTCCAGAAGCTTGTTGATCATAATAGCTCATCTGAGTCAAATGAGAAAACAAATGCTGATAACAAAAAACATCATCCAGTACTACTGCAGGTAAAAGAATGTTCTAAACATGCCTGTTTCTCTAACTGTGTATATTCATAACCTATGTTAAAAATACCTAAAGAGGACTGATGCATGCAAAATTGAATGTTGGAAGCTGACACAATGGTTGGTTGGTTTTCACAGCTGATCGCTGACCACGCTCATTGCCATCCAGATGAAATATGCGACTTCGAGCTGCAAGTATGTGATACTCAACCAAGTGTCGTTGGTGGTGCAATGAAGGAATTCATTTTCTCTGGAAGACTCGACAACCTTTGCATGTCATTTTGTGCACTAAAGGTCAGTTGTGGTGTTACCCATCGTTTGTGTGCAGCTGTGTTTCACACCACAAAAGGTGTACATGATTATTTCGATTTATTGCTGGGTTTTTACCTGGAACGTCTGAAACTGATTGATACTGGAAACAGAACTAGAATTCTGTGTATGATTGTGCAAGGTTGCTCCCTGATTTCAGGCATTAATAGACTCCACCTCCGTTGAAAGTTCTCTTGGTGATGAAACTGGCGTAAGGATGGTGGCATTATTTGATCACGAGGAGGTCGGATCAGATTCAGCTCAGGGTGCTGGATCTCCTGCCATGTTGGATGCTCTATCAAGAATAACAAAACACTTCAATTCTTCAGATCCCACGGTACCATTTTCACATTTTACTCATATGTTCTGTTGCTTTTTCTGCTTTTGCAGACGTATTCACATTATGCTTTTATATGTTGTATTGCTTTGTGCATTACTAAAAATTCTAAACCTGAATTCGTTTGACCACAGTCTACCTAATTGTTGTAGGCATTATCTGATAGATTAAACTAATTTTTTGTATTCATCCAAAAAATTTTCAGTTGCTCGAGAAGGCAATCCATAGGAGTTTTCTCGTATCGGCAGATATGGCACACGCTTTACATCCTAATTTTATGGTATGTTCCATTTAACTGATTTATATGTACACTCGGCTGTGTGCCGTAAGGCCTGAATGGTTTGCGATAAAGAATGCGAGATCCATTTTGTTGTACCTCCTCCGCGATACTCTCGAAATACAATGTCAGTATGCTGTCGAGTTACCGACAGCAGTCGAAAATGTAAACGGCACTGATGGCTTCTTTTTACATGCTCTCCTGCCAGGACAAGCACGAGGAAAATCATCAACCGAAACTACATGGTGGTCTTGTAATTAAACACAATGCCAATCAGCGTTATGCAACAAATGCTGTTACTGCATTCATATTTCGAGAAATTGCGGAGATGCATAACTTACCAATTCAGGTGAGTTGACTCTCAAACTGGCATGTTTTTGTATTAATAGTGATTACTTGAACATTTGGCCAAGCTATTTACAGACTTTTATTCAATGCAGTTAAGATATTATCTCTGTGGAAAAGATAATCTCTGTGCTTATTCAAATGCCTTTAAAATTAAAACTAGTGCATGTATAATGATCGATCCTGATCCTGATAGCTGCATATATAAGTATGTGGAATGTGCCATATGCCAAATGCGAAATTGATATGTTTAATGGCATTTTTGATAAGTTGGATTTTAATGTGCAAGAAGTAAATATAAATTTTACTCCACAAGTTTCTAACTACCACTTTGATTAACCTACTGATTAATAAGTAATAAGAGGCTGGGTCCATTTTCATCATTTCATGCAAAACTTAAATGTTTGATGTGCTTGTTCAGGCTAATGTTAGATCCACCTTGGTTAACTATTAGGCTATGGCATGATGAACTACAAACTGGCAGTTGATATTCATGAATGCAGAAGAAATTCTAGtaaacttcttctttttttttttcagcatAGTTATATGACTCCATGATTTAGATGTTACCACTTAGTTCTACCATTCTTATGACTCCAGGATTTTGTGGTTCGGAACGACATACCATGTGGTTCAACCATCGGTCCCATACTTGCAAGCGGTGTCGGAATCCGAACAGTTGATGTTGGCGCTCCTCAGTTGTCGATGCACAGCATCAGAGAGATGTGTGCAGTCGATGATGCCAAGCACTCTTATGAGCATCTCAAGGCATACTTCGACGAGTTCACAGAGCTGGATAACAAGTTGATCGTGGACTGCTAATCAATTTAAAGGATGATGCAACAGATGATGCCAAGTTCGGTGGTTACCTTTTCCTAAACTAATTATGTCGGGATGACATTCTGGGAACGATTAACTCAATGGGGTTTTGTCTCAAAAACTATCAGCTGTCACATTGAACTCCTATTTGAACATCTAGATGTCAAGAGTATCTCGTTACTACCCACCCTAACCTATGGTAAGGTTCTCTCTTTTGATCTGTTGGAACCAGATACTTGCTGATGTGCAGGGCACATGGGGAGGAAGTATGTACACACTGGTGTTGGTGCTTTGAACCTTCTGCCAGTACTACAAAGATCCTTCACCAGCAAGTCTACATCGAGAAATAAATACACATTTAGAGCAACCCTACAATTCTCGTCTAGGTTTCCACAGCATCAAACGACACAACAAGAATGATAGGTTTTTGGTAACCAAATCAAGATTCCCCATTCAGAACTAcatgtaaaaagttataagaaggGTTTCATTGCATCGATACATCTGTAAAGATCACAGACACAAAGCGAAAGAAGCACTTGGTCAAGATTCCTATTCATAACTACATGTAAAAAGTTACAAGAAGGGTTTCATTGCCTCAATACAGACACAAAGCAAACGAAGCATGAGAAAAGACATTCCAATCATCTTTGTCTAGGAGACTAGTTCGACTACTGACAAACGGCAATCATCGAAAAACTTGTCTATAGAAGTGCAAGACTTGTTTACAAAAGTGCAAATTTATTTGGCTTATGGATGCGTACCTCATCTGATCGTATTTAGATTGAGAAAATGCATCCAATTTCCTGTCACAAATGTTAATCAGATTATAGCCCTACAGACATCCAATAAATTTGATATTGATTAACATAACTACGATAACTGTTCACAAACAATTTTGATCACATAGCAGGTTAAAGAGGAAGATTTTTCTTCAGACAACTTCCACACAAGGCAGCAATTTTGAAAAATCTTGAATCTCTCTATCCCCAAAAAAATGGGGTCAATGCTAGAGGGTCCGTGTTTCCAATAAATGGTACaacaaaatatttttcttcactCGGGAAAACCTTATTTCAGACTAAACTTGTACTAACACCATGAAGCACAAAAAAGCTGATGCAAACATTTCCAGTGAATATTAAGAGTAACGGGTAGTTTGAAGCTGTGACTGATAGATGTGCGTCATGATTGACAAGGAAAAAACTGACTGATTATTCGTGACATCAAGTTGCAACGAGCCACCGAAAGGTTTGCACTCATGAAAGAGACTTCTGAATCTCAGCAGTAACTTCTTTGGGAGGTTTCTCAGCATGAAGCTGAGACACAACTCCCTTTTTGTTGTAGTAATCAATGACCTGAAATAAACAACAATAGCACACATATAATTCCACATATTAATACTAAAATAACAACCAAGAAGTTTGATGTACTTATctatgtcataaatgaatcaatgaAATCATGTGTCATAATTAGAACCATCAAAATTATTATTGCCAATAATCCCAGATTGACTACACATGCACATGCAAATAGTCATATATCGGACGGCGGGAAGAATACAAGTACCTGATGACTTCAGTCAAGAAATACCAAGTAAAAATTTATATGCTGCTTAAAAAAAGTATCATCCATCGTGCAGCAGATAAAACAGTTATCAGCAAAAATAATCAAGAAGATAATAAGAAGGAAAATCAACTTACCGGTTCAGTTTGTCTGTGGAAAGCTTCAAGCCTTGACTTGAGGACTTCAGCTGTGTCATCTTTCCTCTGAATCAAAGGTTCTCCTGACACCTTCagagcataattttgaaataacaaaagaaacataagaaCTAATTCTCTAGGACCAACCAAATTAGAAAAAGAGTAAATCACATCATGTCTCTTCTCCCAAATCTGATCAAAACTAAAAGATGATATCTAGTAAATATCAAATGCATTAATGTGCTTTGAAATGGATACACAAGGACACAAAAGCTCACAAAGAGATTAGATGTACAACACAGGTGATTAACTACTGAGGCAATTTCAAGAATCTTGCAAGGCTAAAAATTTCTACGATCAGCTTGAAGACTAATTTGCAAGAATCATAAAATATTAAACACAAACATGATtatgaaaaataagaaaattacaCATACCAAATTAACACATATATGTTCAATAGAATATCTGTCTGCAAAAAGATTATCAATCTAGAATCTAAAAGGTCAAAATAATTCTTTTAACAAAGGGTGTCATGGGATTCCTACAAGGCATGTAAAGGTGTGCATAGGAAAGACCACCAAAAGGAGGGTGCAAATGGCCCACCCCCTCCCTCTTCCTCCCTTTTCTATTACCTCCCTCTTCATTCTCCAAATTTGTGACTGAAGTTCAGATTGACCAACCCCATTCATACGAATAAAATCACGAATGGTCAATCCGGTGAACCCATGATCTCTTCACTACACTGCAGTACAGAATAACGATCCTCAAGAAGCACAGTTTAGGCAAAATCATAATGACATTCCGCAAGCTATGTGCAAACTGGCAGCACACTCTATATGTATGTTCAAGCTCTATGCAATCCAGAAGCAGAAGTCATTATACCTTAACCACATACCTACTGTCATTTTGCATTAACCCAACTTTTGCCCCAAGATAAGCAAGAAGGCTCTAACGCAAAATTCTCCAATCCAACCAACCCACAACTAGTTTTTGCAAGTAGGAAATGCA
The window above is part of the Musa acuminata AAA Group cultivar baxijiao chromosome BXJ2-6, Cavendish_Baxijiao_AAA, whole genome shotgun sequence genome. Proteins encoded here:
- the LOC135614739 gene encoding probable aspartyl aminopeptidase produces the protein MATVDPIALDLVDFLNASPTNFHAVDEAKKRLKQAGFAHLSEREDWVLESGGKYFFTRNHSTIIAFAIGKKYVAGNGFHIVGAHTDSPCLKVKPVSKVTKGGYLEVGVQTYGGGLWHTWFDRDLTLAGRVIKKEVKEHSVTYSHTLVRIEEPILRIPTLAIHLDRSVMEGFKFNTHSHLLPVLATSIKGELQKLVDHNSSSESNEKTNADNKKHHPVLLQLIADHAHCHPDEICDFELQVCDTQPSVVGGAMKEFIFSGRLDNLCMSFCALKALIDSTSVESSLGDETGVRMVALFDHEEVGSDSAQGAGSPAMLDALSRITKHFNSSDPTLLEKAIHRSFLVSADMAHALHPNFMDKHEENHQPKLHGGLVIKHNANQRYATNAVTAFIFREIAEMHNLPIQDFVVRNDIPCGSTIGPILASGVGIRTVDVGAPQLSMHSIREMCAVDDAKHSYEHLKAYFDEFTELDNKLIVDC